From Streptomyces sp. HUAS MG91, the proteins below share one genomic window:
- a CDS encoding XRE family transcriptional regulator produces MSPALPEEAPEPPELPAVAPQLRALRRRASLTLEAAARTAGLSPAHLSRLETGQRQPSLPMLLALARTYGTTVSELLGEAPADRDAVVRAGTMEATEAGGWTYVQAGAPGRGMQALRVHVPYGAQGDIVRVHPGEEWLYVLEGRLRLRLGDTAYRLDPGDSAHFDSLTPHRIAAADTGGSDLLFVHTLLQSPTTALCLGGMS; encoded by the coding sequence ATGAGCCCTGCCCTCCCCGAGGAGGCTCCGGAACCCCCGGAGCTGCCTGCCGTCGCGCCCCAGCTGCGCGCCCTGCGCCGTCGCGCCTCCCTCACCCTGGAGGCCGCGGCCCGCACGGCCGGCCTGTCACCGGCCCATCTCTCCCGGCTGGAGACCGGACAGCGCCAGCCCTCGCTGCCGATGCTGCTCGCACTCGCCCGTACCTACGGTACGACGGTCTCCGAACTGCTCGGCGAGGCCCCCGCCGATCGCGACGCCGTCGTGCGCGCCGGGACCATGGAGGCGACCGAGGCGGGCGGCTGGACCTATGTCCAGGCCGGCGCCCCGGGCCGCGGCATGCAGGCGCTGCGGGTGCACGTCCCGTACGGCGCCCAGGGCGACATCGTGCGCGTCCACCCCGGCGAGGAGTGGCTCTACGTCCTCGAAGGGCGGCTGCGGCTGCGCCTGGGGGACACGGCCTACCGGCTCGACCCGGGAGACAGCGCCCACTTCGACTCGCTCACCCCGCACCGCATCGCGGCCGCGGACACCGGCGGGTCCGACCTTCTCTTCGTCCACACCTTGCTCCAGAGCCCGACCACCGCACTGTGCCTGGGAGGCATGTCATGA
- a CDS encoding tyrosine-protein phosphatase: MTQHAPSTEPELTAVRNFRDVGGLPTVDGGQVRPGVLFRSGHLAHATAEDAAFLSSLGLHTVFDFRNAADQKLEGADVELSGVRNVNLPLTDPADGAEFWKMVRDGDLDQLRALLSDGRAAQRMISSYRSIISDRTAEHSRVLHAMADDSTPALMHCAAGKDRAGLSIAVTLLAVGVERDAIEADYLKSNEKHRRYKVRRTGSTSGDAYSPEVMELLAPLFDARAEYLHAAFETIEEKWGTTDRYFTEGLKLGAADRDRLRERLVD; encoded by the coding sequence GTGACGCAGCACGCCCCGTCCACCGAGCCCGAACTGACCGCAGTGCGCAACTTCCGCGATGTGGGCGGCCTGCCGACCGTGGACGGCGGGCAGGTGCGGCCCGGCGTGCTCTTCCGCAGCGGTCACCTCGCGCACGCCACCGCCGAGGACGCCGCGTTCCTGTCCTCCCTCGGCCTGCACACCGTCTTCGACTTCCGCAACGCGGCGGACCAGAAGCTGGAGGGCGCCGACGTCGAGCTGTCCGGCGTGCGCAATGTGAATCTGCCGCTGACCGACCCGGCCGACGGCGCCGAGTTCTGGAAGATGGTCCGCGACGGCGACCTCGACCAGCTGCGCGCGCTGCTCTCCGACGGTCGCGCGGCGCAGCGCATGATCTCCTCGTACCGGTCGATCATCAGCGACCGCACCGCCGAGCACAGCCGGGTGCTGCACGCGATGGCCGACGACAGCACGCCCGCCCTGATGCACTGCGCGGCCGGCAAGGACCGCGCGGGGCTGTCGATCGCCGTGACGCTGCTCGCCGTCGGCGTCGAGCGGGACGCCATCGAGGCGGACTACCTGAAGTCGAACGAGAAGCACCGCCGCTACAAGGTCCGCCGCACCGGCAGCACCTCGGGCGACGCCTACTCCCCCGAGGTCATGGAGCTGCTCGCGCCGCTCTTCGACGCCCGCGCCGAGTATCTGCACGCGGCCTTCGAGACCATCGAGGAGAAGTGGGGCACCACCGACCGCTACTTCACGGAGGGCCTGAAGCTCGGCGCGGCCGACCGCGACCGGCTGCGCGAGCGCCTGGTCGACTGA
- a CDS encoding TetR/AcrR family transcriptional regulator, which yields MTRVRLSVAERRAELLRAAIGQIEVRGVAAVRISDVASALGVSNALVLYHFSTKEKLVSAAFAHAAEDDLAHLHKLLGRRTTALKRLRAAVRWYAPTGQAKGWRLWIEGWSAALREPALREVARDLDKQWKAALAEVVAEGVAAGEFGCPDPMGAALRLTALLDGLAVQMTTYEGAVSRARAQEWVDEALARELGLDRAQLTSGR from the coding sequence GTGACCAGAGTCCGGTTGAGCGTGGCCGAACGGCGCGCGGAACTGCTGCGGGCCGCCATCGGGCAGATCGAGGTGCGCGGCGTCGCCGCCGTGCGCATCTCCGACGTGGCCTCGGCGCTCGGGGTGAGCAACGCCCTGGTGCTGTACCACTTCTCGACGAAGGAGAAGCTCGTATCGGCCGCGTTCGCGCACGCCGCCGAGGACGACCTGGCCCATCTCCACAAGCTGCTCGGCCGGCGGACCACGGCGCTCAAGCGGCTGCGCGCTGCGGTGCGCTGGTACGCGCCCACCGGCCAGGCCAAGGGATGGCGGCTGTGGATCGAGGGCTGGTCGGCCGCCCTGCGCGAGCCCGCGCTGCGCGAGGTCGCCCGCGACCTCGACAAGCAGTGGAAGGCGGCCCTCGCCGAGGTCGTCGCCGAGGGGGTGGCGGCGGGCGAGTTCGGCTGCCCCGACCCCATGGGCGCGGCGCTGCGCCTGACGGCCCTCCTCGACGGCCTCGCCGTGCAGATGACGACGTACGAGGGCGCGGTGTCCCGGGCCCGCGCCCAGGAGTGGGTGGACGAGGCGCTGGCCCGTGAACTGGGCCTGGACCGCGCCCAGTTGACGTCAGGCCGCTGA
- a CDS encoding alpha/beta hydrolase gives MSVDPVLEPAATAFAEATANPPYLFQLHPEEGRKAVDDVQSGPVELPGVDEEWVTVEGGPTGSVRARIVRPAGAEGVLPVVLYIHGAGWVFGNAHTHDRLVRELAVGTGAAVVFPEYDLSPEARYPVAIEQNFAVARWIVDQGAAKDLDGDRLAVAGDSVGGNMAAALTLMAKERGGVPLLQQVLFYPVTDAAFDTGSYEQFATGYFLRRDGMEWFWDQYTTDEAERARITASPLRATTEQLTGLPKALVITGEADVLRDEGEAYANKLRAAGVPVTAVRFQGIIHDFVMLNALRETHAAEAAIALAISTLRSALHTA, from the coding sequence ATGTCCGTCGATCCGGTACTCGAACCCGCCGCGACCGCCTTCGCCGAGGCCACCGCGAACCCGCCCTACCTCTTCCAGCTGCACCCCGAGGAGGGCCGCAAGGCCGTCGACGACGTGCAGTCGGGCCCGGTCGAGCTGCCCGGCGTCGACGAGGAGTGGGTCACCGTCGAGGGCGGCCCCACGGGCAGCGTCCGCGCCCGCATCGTGCGCCCCGCGGGCGCCGAGGGCGTCCTGCCGGTCGTCCTGTACATCCACGGCGCCGGCTGGGTCTTCGGCAACGCCCACACGCACGACCGCCTGGTGCGCGAACTCGCCGTGGGCACGGGCGCGGCCGTCGTCTTCCCCGAGTACGACCTCTCCCCCGAGGCCCGCTATCCGGTCGCCATCGAGCAGAACTTCGCCGTCGCCCGCTGGATCGTGGACCAGGGAGCGGCCAAGGACCTCGACGGCGACCGGCTCGCCGTCGCCGGTGACTCGGTGGGCGGCAACATGGCCGCCGCCCTCACCCTGATGGCCAAGGAGCGCGGCGGCGTCCCGCTGCTCCAGCAGGTCCTCTTCTACCCGGTGACCGACGCGGCCTTCGACACCGGCTCCTACGAGCAGTTCGCGACCGGCTACTTCCTGCGCCGCGACGGCATGGAGTGGTTCTGGGACCAGTACACGACCGACGAGGCCGAGCGCGCCCGGATCACCGCGTCCCCGCTGCGCGCCACCACCGAGCAGCTGACCGGGCTGCCGAAGGCCCTGGTCATCACCGGCGAGGCCGACGTGCTGCGCGACGAGGGCGAGGCGTACGCGAACAAGCTGCGCGCGGCCGGTGTCCCGGTCACCGCCGTCCGCTTCCAGGGCATCATCCACGACTTCGTGATGCTCAACGCGCTGCGCGAGACGCACGCCGCCGAGGCCGCGATCGCCCTGGCGATCAGCACCCTGCGCTCCGCCCTGCACACCGCCTGA
- the dxs gene encoding 1-deoxy-D-xylulose-5-phosphate synthase: MTILETIRGPRDLKALSEEELDELAVEIREFLIHAVARTGGHLGPNLGVVELTVALHRVFESPVDKIVWDTGHQSYVHKLLTGRQDFSKLRGKGGLSGYPSREESEHDIVENSHASTALGWADGLAKARQVQGERGHVVAVIGDGALTGGMAWEALNNIAAAKDRPLIIVVNDNERSYAPTIGGLANHLATLRTTDGYEKVLAWGKDVLLRTPVVGHTVYESLHGAKKGFKDAFAPQGMFEDLGLKYVGPIDGHDIGAMESALRRAKRFHGPVLVHCLTEKGRGYEPALADEADRFHTVGVMDPLTCEPLAPAGGPSWTSVFGDEIAAIGRERADVVAITAAMLHPVGLTKFAAEFPDRVWDVGIAEQHAAVSAAGLATGGLHPVVAVYATFLNRAFDQLLMDVALHKSGVTFVLDRAGVTGVDGASHNGMWDMSVLQVVPGLRIAAPRDADQLRAQLREAVAVDDAPTVLRFPKESVGAPVPAVDRVGGIDVLHRSDNPRVLLVSVGVMAPVCLQTAELLAARGINCTVVDPRWVKPVDPDLAPLATGYELVAVVEDNSRAAGVGSAVALALGDAEVDVPVRRFGIPEQFLAHAKRGEVLADIGLTPVEIAGRISTSLNVKSGKENDA, encoded by the coding sequence GTGACGATTCTGGAAACCATCCGGGGGCCGCGCGATCTGAAGGCGCTGAGCGAGGAGGAGCTCGACGAACTGGCGGTGGAGATAAGGGAGTTCCTGATCCACGCGGTTGCCAGAACCGGCGGTCACCTCGGACCCAACCTGGGCGTGGTCGAACTGACCGTCGCGCTCCACCGGGTCTTCGAGTCGCCCGTCGACAAGATCGTCTGGGACACCGGCCATCAGAGCTATGTGCACAAGCTGCTGACCGGCCGTCAGGACTTCAGCAAGCTGCGCGGCAAGGGCGGCCTGTCCGGCTACCCCTCGCGCGAGGAGTCCGAGCACGACATCGTCGAGAACAGCCACGCCTCCACCGCCCTCGGCTGGGCCGACGGGCTCGCCAAGGCGCGCCAGGTGCAGGGGGAGCGCGGGCACGTCGTCGCCGTCATCGGCGACGGCGCGCTGACCGGCGGCATGGCCTGGGAGGCGCTGAACAACATCGCGGCGGCCAAGGACCGCCCGCTGATCATCGTGGTCAACGACAACGAGCGCTCCTACGCGCCCACCATCGGCGGGCTCGCCAACCACCTGGCCACGCTGCGCACGACCGACGGCTACGAGAAGGTACTGGCCTGGGGCAAGGATGTCCTGCTGCGCACCCCCGTCGTCGGACACACCGTCTACGAGTCCCTGCACGGCGCCAAGAAGGGCTTCAAGGACGCGTTCGCCCCGCAGGGCATGTTCGAGGACCTGGGCCTCAAATACGTAGGCCCCATCGACGGGCACGACATCGGGGCCATGGAGTCCGCGCTGCGCCGCGCGAAGCGCTTCCACGGGCCGGTCCTCGTGCACTGCCTGACCGAGAAGGGCCGCGGCTACGAGCCGGCGCTCGCCGACGAGGCCGACCGCTTCCACACCGTCGGCGTGATGGATCCCCTCACGTGCGAGCCGCTCGCCCCGGCCGGCGGCCCGTCCTGGACCTCGGTGTTCGGCGACGAGATCGCGGCGATCGGGCGGGAGCGGGCGGACGTCGTCGCCATCACCGCGGCCATGCTGCATCCGGTGGGCCTGACGAAGTTCGCGGCCGAGTTCCCCGACCGGGTGTGGGACGTCGGCATCGCCGAGCAGCACGCCGCCGTCTCCGCCGCCGGTCTCGCCACCGGCGGGCTGCATCCGGTCGTCGCCGTGTACGCGACCTTCCTCAACCGCGCCTTCGACCAGCTCCTCATGGACGTCGCCCTGCACAAGAGCGGCGTCACCTTCGTCCTCGACCGGGCCGGCGTCACCGGAGTCGACGGCGCCTCGCACAACGGCATGTGGGACATGTCCGTGCTCCAGGTGGTGCCGGGGCTGCGGATCGCCGCACCGCGCGACGCCGACCAGCTCCGCGCGCAGCTGCGCGAGGCCGTCGCCGTGGACGACGCCCCGACCGTGCTGCGCTTTCCCAAGGAGTCCGTGGGCGCGCCGGTCCCGGCCGTCGACCGGGTGGGCGGCATCGACGTGCTGCACCGGTCCGACAACCCGCGCGTGCTGCTCGTGTCGGTCGGCGTGATGGCCCCGGTCTGTCTCCAGACCGCCGAGCTGCTGGCGGCCCGTGGCATCAACTGCACGGTCGTCGACCCGCGTTGGGTCAAACCCGTCGACCCGGATCTCGCCCCGCTGGCCACCGGGTACGAGCTCGTCGCCGTCGTCGAGGACAACAGCAGGGCCGCCGGAGTCGGCTCCGCGGTCGCCCTCGCGCTCGGCGACGCCGAAGTCGACGTCCCCGTACGCCGGTTCGGGATCCCCGAGCAGTTCCTCGCGCACGCCAAGCGCGGCGAGGTGCTGGCCGACATCGGTCTGACGCCGGTGGAGATCGCCGGACGGATCAGTACCTCCCTCAATGTGAAGTCCGGCAAGGAGAACGACGCATGA
- a CDS encoding DUF6126 family protein, with protein sequence MSDAQRPGGRDIEDKLPRGIWVRVLIYVFVGHAFAAFVYLLFTLGGGR encoded by the coding sequence ATGAGTGACGCACAGCGGCCGGGCGGCCGCGACATCGAGGACAAGCTGCCGCGCGGCATCTGGGTACGGGTCCTGATCTACGTCTTCGTGGGACACGCCTTCGCCGCGTTCGTCTACCTGCTGTTCACGCTGGGCGGCGGCCGCTGA
- a CDS encoding SGNH/GDSL hydrolase family protein gives MIRSYAAVGDSFTEGVGDPGPDGTFVGWADRLAVLLDDRAPEDTFRYANLAVRGKLIDQIVEDQIPRAVELAPDLVTFVAGGNDIIRPGTDPDDVAERFEKAVVRLGEAAGTVMVATGFDTRDVAVLKHLRGKIATYNMHVRAIADRHGCAMLDLWSLKSIQDRRAWDEDRLHLAAEGHTRVALRAAQALGIEVPADPEQAWPLLPPRGTFAVRRDDIHWAREFLVPWIGRRLRGESSGDRAQAKGFLDPHEIKLQLQSAS, from the coding sequence CTGATCCGCTCCTACGCCGCGGTGGGGGACAGCTTCACCGAGGGCGTCGGGGATCCCGGCCCCGACGGCACCTTCGTCGGCTGGGCCGACCGGCTCGCCGTCCTCCTGGACGACCGGGCCCCCGAGGACACCTTCCGGTACGCGAACCTCGCCGTGCGCGGCAAGCTCATCGACCAGATCGTCGAGGACCAGATCCCGCGCGCCGTCGAGCTCGCCCCGGACCTGGTGACCTTCGTCGCGGGCGGCAACGACATCATCCGGCCCGGCACCGACCCGGACGACGTGGCCGAGCGCTTCGAGAAGGCCGTGGTCCGGCTCGGCGAAGCCGCGGGCACCGTCATGGTCGCCACCGGCTTCGACACGCGTGACGTGGCCGTCCTCAAGCACCTGCGCGGCAAGATCGCCACGTACAACATGCACGTACGGGCCATCGCCGACCGGCACGGCTGCGCGATGCTCGACCTGTGGTCGCTCAAGTCCATCCAGGACCGCAGGGCCTGGGACGAGGACCGGCTGCACCTCGCCGCGGAGGGCCACACCCGGGTCGCGCTGCGCGCCGCCCAGGCCCTCGGCATCGAGGTGCCCGCCGACCCCGAGCAGGCCTGGCCGCTGCTGCCGCCGCGGGGCACGTTCGCCGTCCGGCGCGACGACATCCACTGGGCCCGGGAGTTCCTGGTGCCGTGGATCGGGCGCCGGCTGCGCGGCGAGTCCTCCGGCGACCGGGCGCAGGCGAAGGGCTTCCTCGACCCGCACGAGATCAAGCTGCAGCTCCAGTCGGCGTCCTGA
- a CDS encoding alpha/beta hydrolase — translation MPNPTPTVVLVHGAFADAASWSGVVADLKRDGIPVLAPPNPLRGLAADAAYIASLVAQIDGPVVLVGHSYGGALITVAGVAENVVGLVYVAAYVLEEGESLGELQGRFPASPLVSNLKQWTYPVADGEAAVEVTIAEDAFPAIFAADVPAETTTVLAAAQRPLAAGVFEEKATAAAWRTTPSWAVIAGADRAIDPEVERFGATRAGATVVEVDGASHAIALSRPKEVAEVIRTAVRAAG, via the coding sequence ATGCCGAACCCCACCCCGACCGTCGTCCTGGTCCACGGCGCCTTCGCCGACGCCGCGAGCTGGTCCGGTGTCGTCGCCGACCTGAAGCGCGACGGCATCCCGGTTCTCGCCCCGCCCAACCCGCTGCGCGGTCTGGCCGCCGACGCCGCGTACATCGCCTCGCTCGTCGCGCAGATCGACGGCCCCGTCGTCCTGGTCGGCCACTCCTACGGCGGCGCCCTGATCACGGTCGCCGGTGTCGCCGAGAACGTCGTCGGTCTGGTCTACGTGGCCGCGTACGTCCTCGAAGAGGGCGAGAGCCTGGGCGAACTCCAGGGCCGCTTCCCCGCGTCGCCGCTGGTCAGCAATCTGAAGCAGTGGACGTACCCGGTCGCGGACGGTGAGGCGGCCGTCGAGGTCACCATCGCCGAGGACGCGTTTCCCGCGATCTTCGCCGCCGATGTGCCCGCGGAGACGACCACGGTCCTCGCGGCGGCCCAGCGCCCGCTCGCCGCGGGCGTGTTCGAGGAGAAGGCGACCGCGGCGGCCTGGCGGACCACGCCGTCGTGGGCGGTGATCGCCGGCGCCGACCGGGCGATCGACCCCGAGGTCGAGCGGTTCGGCGCGACCCGCGCCGGCGCCACCGTCGTCGAGGTCGACGGCGCCTCGCACGCGATCGCCCTCTCCCGTCCCAAGGAGGTCGCCGAGGTGATCCGCACGGCGGTGCGGGCCGCCGGCTGA
- a CDS encoding LysM peptidoglycan-binding domain-containing M23 family metallopeptidase encodes MPAQAKHRRPKTRRATRAAALATVGGAALALPLIGATGAQAASSGSATYTVKSGDTLAKIAKSQNVDGGWQQLYKDNKSVIGANASLITPGIKLTVGGASGSAATATRASTASTGSGYVKPVEGSVGTQYHSSGAMWSSGYHTGTDFTVPTGTSVKAVSNGTVVSAGDGGAYGNQVVIKNADGYYSQYAHLSSVGVSAGQTVTAGQQIGLSGATGNVTGPHLHFEIRTTASYGSDVDPVAYLRGHGVTL; translated from the coding sequence ATGCCCGCACAGGCGAAGCACCGCCGCCCGAAGACCCGCCGCGCCACCCGCGCCGCCGCCCTCGCCACCGTCGGAGGGGCCGCGCTCGCGCTGCCGCTCATCGGCGCCACCGGGGCGCAGGCCGCGAGCTCCGGCAGCGCCACGTACACCGTGAAGTCCGGCGACACCCTCGCGAAGATCGCGAAGAGCCAGAACGTCGACGGTGGCTGGCAGCAGCTCTACAAGGACAACAAGAGCGTCATCGGCGCGAACGCGTCCCTGATCACGCCCGGCATCAAGCTCACCGTCGGCGGCGCGAGCGGCTCGGCCGCCACTGCTACCCGGGCGAGCACCGCCTCGACCGGCTCGGGCTACGTGAAGCCCGTCGAGGGCTCGGTCGGCACCCAGTACCACTCGTCCGGCGCAATGTGGTCCAGCGGCTACCACACCGGCACCGACTTCACCGTGCCCACCGGCACCTCGGTGAAGGCCGTGTCCAACGGCACCGTCGTCTCGGCGGGCGACGGGGGCGCCTACGGCAACCAGGTCGTCATCAAGAACGCCGACGGCTACTACTCCCAGTACGCCCACCTGTCCTCGGTCGGCGTCTCCGCAGGTCAGACGGTGACGGCGGGCCAGCAGATCGGGCTGTCCGGCGCGACCGGCAACGTCACCGGACCCCACCTGCACTTCGAGATCCGGACGACCGCGAGCTACGGCTCGGACGTCGACCCGGTCGCCTACCTGCGCGGCCACGGCGTCACTCTCTGA
- a CDS encoding aspartate aminotransferase family protein, producing the protein MSKEFDLQTLLAERGAERYELHAKYLNHQLPKMLHTIGFDKVYERAEGAHFWDADGNDYLDMLAGFGVMGLGRHHPVVRKALHDVLDASLADLTRFDCQPLPGLLAEKLLAHSPHLDRVFFGNSGTEAVETALKFARFATGKPRVLYCAHAFHGLTTGSLSVNGEDGFRDGFAPLLPDTAVPLGDLDALARELKKGDVAALIVEPIQGKGVHEAPPGYLRAAQQLLHQHKALLIADEVQTGLGRTGDFYAYQHEDGVEPDLVCVAKALSGGYVPVGATLGKDWIFKKVYSSMDRVLVHSASFGSNAQAMAAGLAVLSVMEDEETVANARAMGDLLRTRLAALIDRYELLSDVRGRGLMIGIEFGRPKSLKLRSRWTMLQAARKGLFAQMVVVPLLQKHRILTQVSGDHLEVIKLIPPLVLDEADVERFVEAFTAVMDDAHGGGGLMWDFGKTLVKQAVAIR; encoded by the coding sequence ATGAGCAAGGAGTTCGACCTCCAGACGCTGCTCGCCGAGCGCGGCGCCGAACGGTACGAGCTGCACGCCAAGTACCTCAACCACCAGCTGCCGAAGATGCTGCACACCATCGGCTTCGACAAGGTCTACGAGCGGGCCGAGGGCGCCCACTTCTGGGACGCGGACGGCAACGACTACCTGGACATGCTCGCCGGGTTCGGCGTCATGGGCCTGGGCCGCCACCACCCCGTCGTCCGCAAGGCGCTGCACGACGTCCTCGACGCCTCCCTCGCCGACCTGACCCGGTTCGACTGCCAGCCGCTGCCGGGGCTGCTCGCCGAGAAGCTGCTCGCCCACAGCCCGCATCTGGACCGGGTCTTCTTCGGCAACAGCGGTACGGAAGCGGTCGAGACGGCGCTGAAGTTCGCCCGCTTCGCCACCGGGAAGCCGCGGGTGCTCTACTGCGCCCACGCCTTCCACGGCCTGACCACCGGCTCCCTGTCGGTCAACGGCGAGGACGGGTTCCGCGACGGCTTCGCCCCGCTGCTGCCCGACACCGCCGTCCCGCTCGGCGACCTCGACGCCTTGGCGCGGGAGCTGAAGAAGGGCGATGTCGCCGCGCTCATCGTCGAGCCCATCCAGGGCAAGGGCGTGCACGAGGCGCCGCCCGGCTATCTGCGGGCCGCGCAGCAACTCCTGCACCAGCACAAGGCGTTGCTCATCGCCGACGAGGTGCAGACCGGCCTCGGACGCACCGGCGACTTCTACGCCTACCAGCACGAGGACGGCGTCGAGCCGGACCTGGTGTGCGTCGCCAAGGCGCTCTCCGGCGGATACGTGCCCGTGGGCGCCACCCTCGGCAAGGACTGGATCTTCAAGAAGGTCTACTCGTCCATGGACCGGGTCCTGGTCCACTCGGCCAGCTTCGGCTCCAACGCGCAGGCCATGGCCGCCGGCCTCGCCGTGCTCTCCGTGATGGAGGACGAGGAGACCGTCGCCAACGCCCGGGCCATGGGCGACCTGCTGCGGACCCGGCTCGCCGCGCTCATCGACCGCTACGAACTGCTGAGCGACGTCCGCGGCCGCGGCCTGATGATCGGGATCGAGTTCGGCAGGCCCAAGTCACTGAAGCTGCGCAGCCGCTGGACCATGCTGCAGGCCGCGCGCAAGGGTCTGTTCGCGCAGATGGTCGTGGTGCCGCTGCTGCAGAAGCACCGGATCCTCACCCAGGTCTCCGGCGACCATCTCGAAGTCATCAAGCTGATCCCGCCGCTCGTCCTCGACGAGGCGGACGTCGAGCGGTTCGTCGAGGCGTTCACCGCCGTCATGGACGACGCGCACGGCGGCGGCGGGCTGATGTGGGACTTCGGGAAGACACTGGTGAAGCAGGCGGTCGCCATCCGCTGA